The Bradyrhizobium sp. LLZ17 genomic sequence ATAGAGCGACAGCCGCCCCGTTCGCGTCATGTGGCGCAGCCGGACCACCCATTCGAACACGAAATAGGCGAGACAGGCCCAGAGCAGGAGATCGACCCAGCGGTGCGCCGTCTCATAGGCCGGGTTGACCGTCAGCAGCACCATGCTGAGCACGCCGATCGTCACCGCCACATAGGCCGCCTTGGTCATGTTGCGGCCGGCCGTGGCGGCCACGAACTGGGCCAGAGCGGGAATCATCGGCTTGGGCATTCGGGATGGCAGCTCGGTCTTGGCTCTTGCGGTCCCGGCTGGGACTTCGGCGCCAAAGTGCCCGCCCGCACCGAGCCCGTCAACGACGAGGCGGCCGCCGGGGGCTGGGCTGACGCGCTAGCGGGCCGAATCGCTATTTGAAATGCGGGGGCTCGTCATAGCCGCGACGGCTGCTGAAAAAGAGCAACAGCATCAAGCCGATACCGACGATTAAGGAGAATCCCGCACCCAGAGCCAATGCGACGTAACCTTCCGTCGGGATCGGGTCGCCCGCGACCGACATTGCCGAATAGGCGAAGTAACCAGCCGCGACCAGCATTCCAAGCAAGATGATGAGAAGGAGCAGACGCATGGCCCGTTCTCCGGTTGTATCGTGAACCAACGGTTGCATGCCCGGACGGTTCCCCGGCCCGGCGGCGGCATTCACCGGCAATGCCGCTGGCCTGGTCGCCAGACCCATCGACAGCTCAGGCACTCTGAGCTGTCTTCACCACCACGACATTGGTGTTGTCGTCCGGGACAGGGGTGGGTTCGGGGGCAGCCTTCTCGGTCTCGGCGGCGTGCCGCTTCAGGTAGCCCCGCCGCATGTCAATCTCATCGCGCACGAATTCATAGCCGAGCTTGAACGTATCGAGCCCGTCGGTGCTGATCGTGCCGTCCCTGAGGCCAATGACCGCGCCACGCAGAATCCCCTCGAGTTCGTCCTGGAGACATTCGAGCTGATCCAGCGAATGGGCGTGCTCGATGCGTTCGCCGATATCGAGGATGGCGGTGGCGAGCTCGCTGGCCTTCTCCGGCGCGATCCGGGTGATCTTGGCGTAGATCGCGGCAAAGATCGAACCGATGACACTGAGCGCGCCGGCGCCCAGGTACATCAGGTCGCTATACTTATCCATGAACGACTTGGTGTCGTCATTGATGTAGTCGGCAGCTCCCTGATGCGCCATCACGAAAGCATCCTTCTCGACGGAAGCCGGCTCGATGTGCGTCGCGAAGCCGCTGTCGAGCCCGAGCGCGGACTTGTTCTCGTAGACGATGCGCGCGAGGTCGCCGGCGGTGGTCGCCGACATCTTGGATTGCGCGACCAGCAGCCATTCCAGCCCGATCGTATCGAGATCATCGTCAGGAATCTCTGGCGAGGCGGATAGCGTGCCCGCCGTCAGAGTCTCGTCGGAAATCCCGGGGAATTTGCGCGCCAGCGCCTTTGCTTCGTCGATCGCGTTGAGCGTGAAGCCGCCGCGTCGGGCGACCTGCTCATAGGCCTTGTCCCGTACCGCCCTGGAGGCGTGGACGATGGCGATCACCGCGCCAAAACCGCTCGATGGCGCGAACAGCTTGTCCAGGGTAGCGCCCTGCGGCGCCATCTGGATTTTCGCTGCGTCCGGGCCGTCGGGAATGTCGAGAATATTGCGGACGAAGGCAAGCGAGGACTCGGTCTCGGCGACCACTGCGACCTTCTTCTTTTTCAGCTCGGCGAGCGACTTGATCTTCTTGTTGCCGGGACCGAGCAGGAGCACGAGATCGTGCTCGAGGATTGCGAGCGCCCGTGCCCGCAGCGGCACCTTGGCATCAGTGCGCAGGACGGCAAGGTCGGCCTGCTTGCGGTCGAATTGCGTGGTCGCCTTGGCGTTGTCGGGAGTGTTGACGACCTTGATGCGGAATCGCGAGGCGTTGTTCTTCAGCACGGCCGCGAGCTTGGTCGCGAACAGCGCCTCGTCGCTGTTGGGGCTGCCGACGGCAAAGATCAGCGTCTCCGAATTGTGCAGCATGGCCCGGCCGGCCCAGACGGTCGCAAGCGACAGCAGTAGGGTCAGCACGACGTACAGCAGAACCTGCTGCTGATTGGTCTTGATCACCTTGGGACGCCGGGGCGGCGGGAGCTCGGTGGACGAGGTCGGGCCTTCAGCACTCATGGCAGCACTCTGGCCTTATTTCCGGGATGCCGGGCGGCGCGGTATCGCCGGCCGCACGCGCAAGAAAATTCGTAAGCGTCTGAAAAAAGAAAGCTATTTCTCTAGCTGGGGATGATAGCGCTCTGGCAATAGAATGCAAATTCCGCGCCGAAGGTAACCTTACTCAAGGCGACCCGGACGATGGGTCGTCCTATCACCGTTTAGTCACAGTTGCCGATTTTCCGGTTCCCCCCGGCTGCATTCCGCGGCAGGAGATGTCATAAATCCTCCGTCCGATCGTCTGATCGGCCCAAGAAGAAGTTGCGCTGAACGCTCCATTTTCCTTTCGAAGCCAATGAGGGCGTCAGCTTTGTCGTTTCCACCCATGTCATCGGCGATTCCGGTTGAAGCGCTCATTGGCTGGATGTTGCTGCTCACGTTCAAGCACATCATCGCCGATTTCGTTTTGCAAACCGCCTGGATGGCGCACGGCAAGGACCAGAAGCACGGCTGGGCCCTGCCGCTTTTGGTGCACTGCCTGGTTCACCTTGCGGTTGCGCTGCCGCTGATCCTGATCGTCGCGCCCAGATTCTGGTTCGTGGCGCTGATCGATTTCGCCATCCACATCACGATCGACCGGGCCAAGGGACTGGTCTCGGCCAATCTCGGCGTCAACCATGAGCATCCCTGGTTCTGGACCCTGATCGGCGTCGACCAGGCGCTGCATCATCTCACCGGCTTCGGGCTCTCGATCTTCATGGCCGCGAACTGAAGGACGGCGGCCCTCTGGGCGTAGGTCATCGTCCATCGGCATCCACATTCTTCGCGCCTTTCGGCTTTCCGTGGATGGCCCGGACAAGCCCGGCCATGACGCCGGGGGCGCGCACTGATTCGCGGCCAGGGCGCAAGCACCCCGGGTAACTACCGGCCGGGGTGGTTAACCTTTCATTAGAGAATTGCACTGCATCTTCGGCATCGAGGGAGAACCGCAATGTTTTCAAGCCGCGACGCCTATGAAAGCGATTTCTGCCCGGTCCGCGACGAACTCCTTGGCGAAATGTATCGCGCCAACGAGAGTGGCCTGCCGAGGCTGGTTGAGACTGTTTCCCCGGACGTCCGCGCCATGCTGGCGCTGTTCTGCTATCGCCGCAGCCATCTGCACTCGCTGGCTGTCGCGATCGCGGCGAGCTGTAGCGAACGCGACCTGATCGAGAACGGCGGCCGCGTTGGCTCGACGCTCTACGCGCTGTCGCGCGAGCGCACCGCCAAATCGTCGCCCTCGCTGTCGGGCGGCCGCAAGCCGATCACGCTGTCGACCAAGCCGCTCTCGGTGCTCGCACCGTTGGAGGACGAGATCGACGACGAGATCACCGAGGCCGTTCCCGCCTAAGCGACCTCGATCACCGGCAGCCCGAATTTGCGGCGCGCCATCGCGCATTCGGCGTCGCCCGGCATGCAGGTGCGGCACACCTCCGGCCGCACTTCGTAGATGCCGCAGGCGGTCTCTTTCCCGATCTCTCCACGCAATGCCGAGCAGCGATCGCCCTCGCAGCGCATGCCGGATTGCCGTTCGTTGACGAACTTGTCAGGGATCAACGCGAGCTCCTCGTCGCTCTCGATCGAGAAGCGCGGCCAGTTCGCCGAATAGCTGCAGCAGGCGCCGCAGCTCTGGCAGCAGCTCGACAGGTCGATGGGGATCGCCTCTTCCATTGTCGTCACGTGTCCTTGGGCGGGCCCCAGACCAGGCTCTGACGCCATTTCGCGCGCAGCACGTCGCGCCGCTCCGGATATCTCTCGTCGAGGTAGGTTGCCTCCACGACGCGATCGGTGCGGAAGCTGCGGAAGTCGCTGCGCAGCTCGCACCAGGCCGCGAGCAGACGCACGGCTTCGAGATAGCCGATCGAAATCGGCCAGATCATTCGCTCGCTGGCGCGGCCCTGCTCGTCGCGATAGCGCAGCATGATCTTCTTGCCCTCGTGGATATGGGTGCGCGTGCGCGCCATATCCAGGCGGTCCGGCTCCCTGTTCCAGCTCGGCCGCGCGCGGCTTGCCGGCTCCAGCACGAAGGGGCGCAGGCGCTCCGGTACCGTGTCGGCGATCTTGGCCATCAAATCTTCGGCCGCGCGGGCCAGCGTTGAATCGGCATGGCCCGCGACCCATTGTGCGCCCAGCACCGCCGCCTCGATCTCGTCGGGTGTCAGCATGAGGGGCGGCAGGTCAAAACCTTTTTCCAGGATGTAGCCCATGCCGGCTTCGCCGCGGATCGGCACGCGCTGGCCCATTAGCGTCGCGATGTCGCGATAGATGGTGCGCTTCGAGGTCTCGAGCTCGGCGGCGATCGCATCCGCGGTCAGCGGTTTGCGGGTGCGCCTCAGCACCTGGATGATCTGAAACAGCCGGTCGGCGCGTCTCATGACAATTCTCTTATCGGTGATCGATTCCAAAAACGTCGCGCGGCTGCTGACAGGATGTTGGCAGCAGGGGAGTTCTATACCGGGGACAACACATCGACTGAAGAGGATTTGTCCATGATCATTCCAACCCGTTTCGGCCCGGTTGGTCCGTTGTGGCCGGCCCAGGCTTTCGACGGCCAGACCTTCAATTTCAAGATCTTCAGGTTCAAGGCGTTCGACGTCAACGCCTGGCAGGCCTGGGCCTTCTGCCGTCTCGTATCCGCTGATCTCATCAGTATCGACCTCCGGGTTACGCTCGTGAGCGTCATGACCCGTTCACTGGTTCAGGCCATGGACGCACTGGTCCACCACGTCATGGGCCGCGCCTGGCGAGAGGGCCCGCTTCGCAGAAGATATCACGGCTGCTGCCACCATGGTGGCAGCAGCCCGGCACTAGGTTCCGTCAACTCTTTCCGTCGTTCAGGAGAGCTATCATGATTACGCTTTACGGCTTTGGCGCCGGCTTCGGCCTGCCGGAGATCAGCCCTTTCGTCACCAAGACGGAGGTGCAGCTCAAGATGGCGGAACTGCCGTATCGAAAGGAGCGGGCGATGCCGCCGGCCTCGCCCAAGGGACAATTGCCTTTCATCGACGACGGCGGCGAGGCGGTGGCCGATTCCACGTTCATTCGCGCCCATCTCGAGCGCCGCTACGGCTTCGATTTCGACGCCGGCCTCTCCTTGCCGGAACGCGCGCAGGCCTGGGCGTTCGAGCGCATGATCGAGAGTCACGTCTATTGGGCGCTGGTCGGCGCACGCTGGGTCGATCCGGTGAATTTCGCCAAGGGGCCTGCGCATTTCTTCGATGGCGCGCCGGAACACAATCGCGAGAAGTTGCGTGAGGATGCGCAATTCCGCGTGGCCGAGAATTATCTGCTCTCCGGCCTCGGCCGCCACGGGCCCGATGACGACGTTGATCTCGCCGTGCGCTCGCTGTTCGCACTCTCGGTTCAACTCGGCGACAAGTCTTATCTGATGGGCAACAAGCCCAGCGGTGTCGATGCGACCGCGTTCGGCGCGCTTGCCGGGATTTTGACGCCGTTCTTCGAATCCCGCCTGCGCGAACGTGCCGAGGGATTTCCAAACTTGATCGCCTATGTCGATCGCATGATGGACAGTTACTATCCGGAATTCGCCTGGACGCCGCTGCGGCGGGCGGCGTAGCCGCCAGGCTGCGTGGCGGTTGGTGCATCCGCAGGCTCGCTGCAACCTCTCCCGCTTGCGGGAGAGGTCGGCGCCAAGCGCCGGGTGAGGGCTCTCTCCGCGTTGGTATTTTTTCCGTACGTCCGACAGTCCCCGCGCGGAGGCAACCCTCTCCCCAACCCTCTCCCGCAGGCGGGAGAGGGAGCGCAGCGACATCTGGGCTACAACTCGATCACAAAGACAAAAGCAAAAGAGCCGGCCCCATGGAGCCGGCTCTCGTCTTCGAAATCGTCGCCGCGTTTACCTCACCAGCGCGTACTTGCCGTTCTTCACGGTGAGCAGGATGCGCGAGCGGTCGTCGAGGCCGTAGCGGTCTTTTTCGGTGAAGTTGTAGACGCCCTGGCTCGCCGCCATTTCCTTCTCCGATAGGAGCGCCTGCCGGATCGCCTCGCGGAATTCCGGAGTGCCGGGCTTGGCCGTCTTCAGCGCCACCGGAATGACGCGCTTCAGGATCTCGAAGGCGTCGTAGGAATGGCCGGCGAACTGGCTGCGGCTGTTCGGACCATACTTGCCCTCATAGGCGGTGTTGAGCGCGAGGCCCGGCTTCTTGGTCGCGGCCTCGTCCGGCTGGTCTTCCGGGTCCATCACCGGGCCGGACGCCATCAGCACGCCTTCCGCTGCCTTGCCGGCGATGCGGATGAAATCCATGCTCGCTGCGCCATGGGTCTGGTAGATCAGGCCCTGATAGCCGCGCTCGCGCAGCTCGGTCTGCGGCAGCGCGGCGGCGGTGCCTGAGGCGCCGACCAGGATCGCGTCGGGATTGGCGGCAACGAGCTTCAGCACCTGGCCGGTGACCGACGTGTCGGGCCGTGCGAACCGCTCCTCGTCCACAAGGGTCATGCCCATCGGCACGCCCTGGGCCTTAAAGTCGTTGAACCAGAGGTCGCCATAGGAGTCGGAATAGCCGATATAGCCGACCGTCTTCACGCCCTTCGACTTCATGTGCTGATAGAGCACCTTGCCCATGATCGGAATCGGCTGCGGCATCGCCACCGACCACTTCATGCGTTCCGGCGTGATCGGGAACGGCGCGAGGCCGAAATGCGGAATGCCGGCCTCGTTGGCGACGTTGGAAACCGCGATCGTCGGTGGAGTCAGCGCCGAGCCCATGATGATGTCGGCCTTGGATTCCGTGACGAAGCGGCGGGCGTTGGTGGTCGCGGTGGTGGGATCACCGCCGTCGTCGAGTACGATCACCCTCAGCGGCACGCCGCCGATCTCTTTCGGCACGAACTCCAGCGCATTGCGCTCGGGAATGCCGAGCGCGGCACCGGGGCCGGTCGTGGTGGTGGTGATGCCGATGGTGATTTCATTGGTTTGGGCCAGCGCGGGCAGCGCCGGCAGCGCAAGCGTAGCCGCAGCGATGGCGGCGGTCAGGTAAAAGCGTTTCATTTATTCCTCCCTTGTCGTGTTTCCTTGAAAGCAGAAATCGGGGGTAATTCAGCCCCCTCTTTTGGCGATGTGGCGATTTAGCTCCAGACCTAACTTCCCGTGAATTTGGCTACCATTTCCGCCGGGAACGGTGCCGATTTCAGCTTGTCGGGGTTAACGGGATCGCGCCCGACCAGGACGCGGGTCTCGAAACCCTCAATCGCGAGATCCTCGCCCTTATAGACATTGTGCTTCACCTCGAAGCTCGAGCGCTTGATGCTCTCGATCTTCGTCTCGATGGTGATCCAGTCGCCATAGGTCGAGGGGATGTAGAACTTGGCCCGCGTGTCGACCATCGGAATCCCCACCAGACCATACTTGCGGACCAGGTCCTGCTTCGAGAACCCGGCCACCTCGAACAGAGTCGAGGTGGAATCATCGAACATCGCGAAATAGCGCGGGTAGTAGACGATGTTGGCGGGGTCGCAATCGCCCCACTGGATCTGGACCTCGCGCCGGTTCACGAACATGTATCGGGCCTATTTCGGCGCCATGCGCAGCGAGCCGTCAAGCCGGACCACTTCGCCGTTCAGATACGAATTCTCGACCATGTGCAGGGCGAGCGCGGCGAACTCGTCCGCGTGGCCGAGCCGGCGCGGGAAGGGGATCGCTGCGGCGAGCGAGTCCTGGGCTTCCTGCGGCAGGTTGGCGAGCAGGGGCGTGAGAAACAGGCCCGGCGCAATTGTCAGCACACGGACACCGAATTGCGCGAGCTCGCGCGCGATCGGCAGTGTCATGCCGACAATGCCGCCCTTGGAGGCCGAATAGGCCGACTGGCCGATCTGGCCGTCATAGGCGGCGACGGACGCCGTGTTGATGATGACGCCGCGCTCGCCGGTCGCCTGCGGCTCGAGCTTCGACATCTCGGTTGCGGCGAGACGCAGCATATTGAAGGTGCCGATTAGATTGACCTTGATCACCTTGTCGAAATCGGCGAGGGCCATCGGCCCGTCGCGGCCGACGACCCGCTTGGCGACGCCGATGCCGGCGCAGTTGACCAGCACGCGTGCCGGGCCAAGGGCTTTCGTCGCCTGCGCGATCGCAGCTTCAGCGGACGCGGCGTCGGAGACGTCGCAGGTCACGGCTACGCCCTTGATCTCGGCGGCAACACTTTCCGCGAGCTTGGCATTGAGGTCGAAGACCGCGACCTTGGCGCCCTGCGCCGCCAGCTTCCGCGCGGTCGCCGCGCCGAGTCCCGATGCACCGCCGGTGACGATGGCTGCCTGATCCTTCAACAACATGGCGTTCTCCTGGTGCGATGGTTTCTTACCCGACCGATATCACACGGTCTGAGGGATTGGCAGCGTAGAGCTCGTCGATCAATGCCGCGCGATGTTCCAGCACCGCGCGCTGGTTGATCGAGCCCTTGTCGGTGACCTCGCCCTTGTCGATCGAGAGCGGCGTATCCAGCAGGATCGCGCGCGTGATCCGGGTGGAGGAGCCGGTGGCCGAGGCAAGGAACTGCGTCAGGCGCTCGCGGAAGGCGTCGCGCACCAGCCGGTCGCGGGCCGTGACGGTGAGATTGTCGGCGGGCAGCGTCGGGTTGATCAGCCGGCAGCCATCGAGATCGAGCAGCACGAGCGCGGAGACCTCGTCGCGATTGATGCCGGCGATGACGACGTCGCGCACCAGCGGCGCACAGCCTGCGACGAAACGCGCGCGCAACGGGCCGACGCTGACCCAGGTGCCGCTCGCAAGCTTGAAATCCTCACCGATGCGGCCGTCGAAATCGAAGCCGGCATTGAGATCATTGGGGTCGGCGGGCTTGAGCGCGTCGCCGAGCTTGTAGAAGCCTTCCTCGTCAAAGGAGTTTGCCGTGATCTCGGGCTGGCGCCAGTAGCCGGGCATGACGTTCGGCCCCTTGCAGCGCACTTCCAGCTTGCCGTTGTTCGGCACCAGCTTTGCGTCGTTCCCTGATACGGGTAGGCCGACATGACCGGAACGGCTGGTGCGCGGGTTGACCGACATGAAGAACGGCGCGGTTTCGGTCGCCCCTAAGCCGGTCAGCATCGGCACGCGATAGCCCTTCTCCTTGACCGCGAGCTCGTCGAGGCTGTCCCAGACGAACGGCGAGAGCGCCGCGCCGGAGAAGAACATCGCGTGCAGCCGGTCGAAGAACTTGGCGCGCAGGCCCTGGTCGTCGCGCAGATAGGGCAGCAGCGACTCGTAACCCTTGGGCACGTTGAAATACACCGTCGGCGAAATCTCCTGGAGATTGCGCACGGTTTCCTCGATGCCGCCGGGCATCGGCTTGCCGGCATCGAGATACATCGAGCCGCCATTGTAGAGCGTCAGCCCGATATTGTGGTTGCCGCCAAAGGTGTGATTCCAGGGCAGCCAGTCGATGATGACGGGCGGCTCGTCCTTGAGGAAGGCGAGCGTC encodes the following:
- a CDS encoding TAXI family TRAP transporter solute-binding subunit, which gives rise to MSAEGPTSSTELPPPRRPKVIKTNQQQVLLYVVLTLLLSLATVWAGRAMLHNSETLIFAVGSPNSDEALFATKLAAVLKNNASRFRIKVVNTPDNAKATTQFDRKQADLAVLRTDAKVPLRARALAILEHDLVLLLGPGNKKIKSLAELKKKKVAVVAETESSLAFVRNILDIPDGPDAAKIQMAPQGATLDKLFAPSSGFGAVIAIVHASRAVRDKAYEQVARRGGFTLNAIDEAKALARKFPGISDETLTAGTLSASPEIPDDDLDTIGLEWLLVAQSKMSATTAGDLARIVYENKSALGLDSGFATHIEPASVEKDAFVMAHQGAADYINDDTKSFMDKYSDLMYLGAGALSVIGSIFAAIYAKITRIAPEKASELATAILDIGERIEHAHSLDQLECLQDELEGILRGAVIGLRDGTISTDGLDTFKLGYEFVRDEIDMRRGYLKRHAAETEKAAPEPTPVPDDNTNVVVVKTAQSA
- a CDS encoding DUF3307 domain-containing protein, encoding MLLLTFKHIIADFVLQTAWMAHGKDQKHGWALPLLVHCLVHLAVALPLILIVAPRFWFVALIDFAIHITIDRAKGLVSANLGVNHEHPWFWTLIGVDQALHHLTGFGLSIFMAAN
- a CDS encoding YkgJ family cysteine cluster protein, translated to MEEAIPIDLSSCCQSCGACCSYSANWPRFSIESDEELALIPDKFVNERQSGMRCEGDRCSALRGEIGKETACGIYEVRPEVCRTCMPGDAECAMARRKFGLPVIEVA
- a CDS encoding helix-turn-helix transcriptional regulator, producing MRRADRLFQIIQVLRRTRKPLTADAIAAELETSKRTIYRDIATLMGQRVPIRGEAGMGYILEKGFDLPPLMLTPDEIEAAVLGAQWVAGHADSTLARAAEDLMAKIADTVPERLRPFVLEPASRARPSWNREPDRLDMARTRTHIHEGKKIMLRYRDEQGRASERMIWPISIGYLEAVRLLAAWCELRSDFRSFRTDRVVEATYLDERYPERRDVLRAKWRQSLVWGPPKDT
- a CDS encoding glutathione S-transferase family protein, yielding MITLYGFGAGFGLPEISPFVTKTEVQLKMAELPYRKERAMPPASPKGQLPFIDDGGEAVADSTFIRAHLERRYGFDFDAGLSLPERAQAWAFERMIESHVYWALVGARWVDPVNFAKGPAHFFDGAPEHNREKLREDAQFRVAENYLLSGLGRHGPDDDVDLAVRSLFALSVQLGDKSYLMGNKPSGVDATAFGALAGILTPFFESRLRERAEGFPNLIAYVDRMMDSYYPEFAWTPLRRAA
- a CDS encoding ABC transporter substrate-binding protein, with translation MKRFYLTAAIAAATLALPALPALAQTNEITIGITTTTTGPGAALGIPERNALEFVPKEIGGVPLRVIVLDDGGDPTTATTNARRFVTESKADIIMGSALTPPTIAVSNVANEAGIPHFGLAPFPITPERMKWSVAMPQPIPIMGKVLYQHMKSKGVKTVGYIGYSDSYGDLWFNDFKAQGVPMGMTLVDEERFARPDTSVTGQVLKLVAANPDAILVGASGTAAALPQTELRERGYQGLIYQTHGAASMDFIRIAGKAAEGVLMASGPVMDPEDQPDEAATKKPGLALNTAYEGKYGPNSRSQFAGHSYDAFEILKRVIPVALKTAKPGTPEFREAIRQALLSEKEMAASQGVYNFTEKDRYGLDDRSRILLTVKNGKYALVR
- a CDS encoding acyl-CoA thioesterase; the protein is MFVNRREVQIQWGDCDPANIVYYPRYFAMFDDSTSTLFEVAGFSKQDLVRKYGLVGIPMVDTRAKFYIPSTYGDWITIETKIESIKRSSFEVKHNVYKGEDLAIEGFETRVLVGRDPVNPDKLKSAPFPAEMVAKFTGS
- a CDS encoding SDR family NAD(P)-dependent oxidoreductase, coding for MLLKDQAAIVTGGASGLGAATARKLAAQGAKVAVFDLNAKLAESVAAEIKGVAVTCDVSDAASAEAAIAQATKALGPARVLVNCAGIGVAKRVVGRDGPMALADFDKVIKVNLIGTFNMLRLAATEMSKLEPQATGERGVIINTASVAAYDGQIGQSAYSASKGGIVGMTLPIARELAQFGVRVLTIAPGLFLTPLLANLPQEAQDSLAAAIPFPRRLGHADEFAALALHMVENSYLNGEVVRLDGSLRMAPK
- a CDS encoding feruloyl-CoA synthase, translating into MNAQPSSSSTERGASPSPLRPISFGDPAVSIERRDDGTIYLRPKQPLGDYPVRITDRLHHWATTTPDRVFMAEREGGRGWRKITYAELLTATRHIASSLIQRGLSAERPVMILSGNSIDHALLAFGAFYAGIPFCPVSPAYSLVSKDYGKLSYLMKLLTPGLVFAENADKFADALAANVSLGTEIAASYGSVPGRDVTLLADLMAAPVRGDLDDVHGRIGPDTIAKFLLTSGSTGNPKAVINTQRMICANQVMLRETLAFLKDEPPVIIDWLPWNHTFGGNHNIGLTLYNGGSMYLDAGKPMPGGIEETVRNLQEISPTVYFNVPKGYESLLPYLRDDQGLRAKFFDRLHAMFFSGAALSPFVWDSLDELAVKEKGYRVPMLTGLGATETAPFFMSVNPRTSRSGHVGLPVSGNDAKLVPNNGKLEVRCKGPNVMPGYWRQPEITANSFDEEGFYKLGDALKPADPNDLNAGFDFDGRIGEDFKLASGTWVSVGPLRARFVAGCAPLVRDVVIAGINRDEVSALVLLDLDGCRLINPTLPADNLTVTARDRLVRDAFRERLTQFLASATGSSTRITRAILLDTPLSIDKGEVTDKGSINQRAVLEHRAALIDELYAANPSDRVISVG